A single region of the Raphanus sativus cultivar WK10039 chromosome 1, ASM80110v3, whole genome shotgun sequence genome encodes:
- the LOC108812437 gene encoding LOW QUALITY PROTEIN: ran-binding protein M homolog (The sequence of the model RefSeq protein was modified relative to this genomic sequence to represent the inferred CDS: inserted 1 base in 1 codon), with protein MNSSENSDEVRRNENGDAGNGQDLFLHFLDKVRLSRGDAMEESEGEESPTELNTINSAGGFLIVSPDKLSVKYTNTNLHGDDVGVVQANKPAPFKXSYYFEIFVKNAGVKGQIAIGFTKESFKMRRQPGWEVNSCGYHGDDGYLYRGKGIGEAFGPTYTTGDTVGGGINYGSQEFFFTKNGALVGKIPKNIKGHLFPTIAVHSQNEEVSVNFGKTKFAFDVKAVVRLGHLAIICYIHPLLFVCDEMLTTWGYEASERNKQHMAIDKISIPPNISYALVKTYLHHYGYEEILNAFNIATETTVPPIRIAQENAIDEDDSSYALHQRKTIRQLVRDGEVNAALARLRDWYLQIVQVGKLEEGVKYSRLELAKFVGLTGFQDKVEDCFALLVYRKPEESSLGYFLEDSQRELVADAVNAAILSTNPNKKDVQRNCHLRFHLEILLRHLTVCCLERRSLNGNQGETFRLHHVLNNNSTRR; from the exons GGCGAAGAATCGCCGACGGAGCTTAACACGATTAATAGCGCAGGCGGGTTTCTGATTGTCTCTCCTGATAAGCTTTCCGTCAAGTACACCAACACGAATCTGCACGGCGACGACGTTGGGGTTGTTCAAGCTAATAAACCTGCTCCCTTCA TGTCTTACTACTTCGAGATTTTTGTTAAGAATGCTGGCGTTAAAGGGCAAATCGCGATTGGTTTCACTAAGGAGAGCTTCAAAATGCGCAGACAACCCGG ATGGGAAGTGAACAGCTGTGGCTATCACGGGGATGATGGATATCTCTATCGAGGAAAGGGAATAGGCGAAGCCTTTGGTCCAACTTATACGACAGGTGATACGGTTGGCGGTGGTATAAACTATGGGTCGCAGGAATTCTTTTTCAC TAAAAACGGAGCTCTTGTTGGGAAAATCCCCAAGAACATAAAGGGTCATCTATTCCCCACTATAGCTGTACATAGCCAAAATGAAGA GGTCTCCGTCAATTTTGGGAAAACAAAGTTTGCTTTTGATGTTAAA GCAGTGGTTCGCTTGGGACACCTTGCGATTATATGTTACATCCATCCTCTGCTGTTCGTGTGTGATGAAATGCTAACTACTTGG GGATATGAAGCATCAGAGAGGAATAAGCAACATATGGCTATTGATAAAATATCCATACCTCCCAATATCAGTTATGC GCTTGTGAAGACCTACCTGCATCACTATGGGTATGAGGAGATACTCAATGCTTTCAACATTGCTACTGAAACTACAGTCCCTCCAATCCGTATAGCTCAAGAGAATGCTATAGATGAGGATGATTCATCATATGCTTTGCATCAAAGAAAGACTATTAGACAG CTTGTCAGGGATGGTGAGGTTAATGCTGCTCTGGCTAGACTACGAGATTGGTATCTCCAAATTGTACAG GTGGGAAAACTTGAAGAGGGTGTGAAGTATAGCAGGCTCGAGTTAGCTAAATTTGTTGGTTTAACCGGGTTTCAAGATAAAGTGGAG GACTGCTTTGCTTTGCTTGTTTATCGAAAGCCCGAGGAATCATCTCTTGGGTACTTCTTAGAAGACTCGCAGAGGGAACTAGTAGCTGATGCAGTAAATGCAGCAATTCTGTCAACAAATCCAAACAAGAAAGATGTGCAGAGAAACTGTCACTTACGTTTCCATCTTGAAATACTGCTCCGACATCTAACCGTGTGCTGTTTGGAAAGACGGTCACTCAATGGAAACCAAGGTGAAACATTCCGGCTTCACCATGTTCTAAACAACAACAGTACGAGAAGATGA